The Brasilonema sennae CENA114 genome includes a region encoding these proteins:
- a CDS encoding cytochrome-c peroxidase, protein MNNGKNSRLPELDKLTNTTQARTETEKSSAPPLMHLLSRLFFLTKTIVSFVAGMLSGLIQLASKFFRSIKIKKGTTIAALVMAAILAGHTVSAQVTAPPPLSQIKVPEPDNLGDFIKDKVTAIALGKSLFWDMQLGSDGIQSCASCHFHAGADSRSKNQINPGRINPDQIDITFNTGGSPNYQLTAGDYPFHKLSDPNNISSTVVSDSNDITGSQGVFRSEFVDIVPGSDKDKVTPKKDDVFNVNGTNVRRVTPRNTPSVINAVFNFRNFWDGLAQNTFNGVNPLGLRDSNAFVLKATSPRRLEDVRVSLNNSSLASQAVGPPLNSFETAFENTTVIAPFRVAQSDTNEDTVTVTDAQGRTVENNPNSQASQNSQSTTNTADSSRQQPSTSSPTPLKRFGRKLGKKLLALDPLAKQIVAYDDSVLGSLSRSSRYSSKPGLRKSYEALIRDAFKPEWWQSNVVIRVDPKTGDRTFINKPKNRLSTIEYTQMEYNFSLFFGLAVQAYESTLVSADTPFDQFLTGNTSALTSQQQQGWTVFQNKGLCIGCHAGSELTAASVSNVAQRKRIGRAPIPGNPAEDTGFFRIGVRPNNEDPGLGALDRSDKDDSGNPLGNPLSEVRLAQQGKFKQLLGEDPPTLNPPLSPSETVIADGAFKAPGLRNVELTAPYFHNGGQATLEQVVDFYSRGGDFGGLPVLNLKPEEKQQLVAFLKGLTDERVRKQKAPFDHPQLFVPNGHPGNQYSVTIDPKVKTNDGTTQATDSLLEIPAVGRNGGNPLRNFLATF, encoded by the coding sequence ATGAATAATGGTAAAAATAGTCGTTTGCCTGAGTTAGATAAACTTACAAATACAACTCAAGCACGCACAGAAACGGAAAAGAGTTCTGCTCCTCCCTTGATGCATCTGCTATCAAGGCTCTTTTTCCTAACAAAAACTATTGTCAGCTTTGTCGCAGGGATGCTAAGTGGACTGATCCAACTGGCATCCAAATTTTTTAGGAGCATAAAAATAAAAAAGGGCACGACAATTGCTGCACTGGTGATGGCTGCAATCCTAGCCGGACATACTGTATCGGCACAGGTAACTGCACCGCCTCCGCTGAGTCAGATAAAGGTTCCGGAACCAGATAATCTTGGCGATTTTATCAAGGACAAGGTAACGGCGATCGCCCTAGGAAAATCTCTTTTCTGGGATATGCAGCTTGGCAGCGATGGCATCCAGTCCTGTGCCAGTTGTCACTTTCATGCTGGGGCAGACAGCAGATCCAAAAACCAGATCAACCCAGGTCGGATTAACCCAGATCAAATAGATATAACTTTCAATACGGGAGGCAGTCCAAACTACCAGTTAACGGCAGGAGATTACCCATTCCATAAGCTGTCAGATCCAAATAACATATCATCGACCGTTGTGTCCGACAGTAATGACATCACTGGCTCTCAAGGGGTTTTTCGGTCAGAATTCGTTGACATTGTTCCTGGCAGTGATAAGGACAAGGTGACTCCTAAAAAGGATGATGTCTTCAATGTCAATGGCACGAACGTACGTCGGGTAACGCCGCGCAATACACCGTCGGTGATTAACGCCGTGTTCAACTTTCGTAACTTCTGGGATGGACTGGCTCAAAACACCTTCAACGGGGTGAATCCTTTGGGGTTGAGAGACTCGAATGCTTTTGTTTTGAAAGCAACCAGTCCGAGGCGGCTGGAAGATGTACGAGTCAGTCTCAATAATTCGTCTCTAGCTTCACAGGCGGTGGGACCACCGCTTAATTCCTTCGAGACGGCATTTGAAAACACCACTGTCATCGCGCCGTTTCGGGTTGCGCAGTCCGATACAAACGAGGACACAGTTACGGTGACTGACGCACAAGGTCGGACTGTTGAGAATAACCCTAATTCGCAAGCATCGCAAAACAGCCAAAGCACTACCAACACCGCTGATTCCTCAAGGCAACAACCTTCGACATCAAGTCCAACGCCTTTGAAAAGGTTTGGTAGAAAACTCGGCAAGAAACTACTTGCCCTAGATCCCCTTGCAAAGCAGATTGTGGCTTATGATGACAGCGTTTTAGGTTCTTTAAGCAGATCGTCGCGTTATTCGTCCAAACCAGGTCTGAGAAAGTCCTACGAGGCGTTGATCCGGGACGCCTTCAAACCGGAGTGGTGGCAATCAAATGTGGTCATCCGAGTTGATCCAAAAACTGGCGATCGCACTTTCATCAATAAGCCGAAGAACCGCTTGAGCACTATCGAATATACGCAGATGGAATATAACTTCTCGCTGTTCTTTGGGCTGGCAGTTCAGGCGTACGAATCAACTTTAGTGTCTGCTGATACACCGTTTGACCAGTTCTTAACGGGGAACACTAGCGCCCTGACTTCCCAGCAACAGCAGGGGTGGACTGTTTTCCAGAACAAGGGTCTGTGCATTGGCTGCCACGCTGGATCGGAATTGACCGCCGCTTCAGTAAGTAATGTAGCTCAAAGGAAACGAATCGGACGTGCGCCCATACCTGGTAACCCCGCTGAAGACACTGGCTTCTTTAGGATTGGTGTCAGACCTAACAACGAAGACCCCGGTTTGGGTGCTCTTGATAGGAGTGATAAAGACGACTCAGGAAATCCCCTGGGCAATCCGCTCTCCGAGGTACGGCTAGCTCAGCAGGGTAAATTTAAGCAGCTCCTCGGCGAAGATCCCCCTACGCTTAATCCACCGCTAAGTCCTAGTGAAACGGTGATTGCAGACGGAGCCTTTAAAGCACCCGGACTCCGCAATGTGGAACTCACTGCCCCCTACTTCCACAATGGAGGTCAAGCGACCCTGGAGCAAGTAGTTGATTTTTACAGCCGGGGCGGGGACTTTGGCGGTCTGCCAGTGCTGAACCTGAAACCAGAAGAAAAACAGCAACTGGTTGCCTTTTTGAAAGGGCTGACTGATGAGCGAGTCCGCAAGCAAAAAGCGCCCTTCGACCACCCGCAACTGTTTGTCCCTAACGGACATCCAGGAAACCAATACTCTGTGACCATCGACCCCAAGGTCAAAACCAATGACGGTACCACGCAAGCTACGGATTCTCTTTTGGAAATCCCAGCTGTCGGTCGTAACGGTGGCAATCCTTTGCGGAACTTCTTGGCAACCTTTTGA
- a CDS encoding glycine betaine ABC transporter substrate-binding protein codes for MTKKITFFLVTFALVIGIVSCQFNKSGGDIIVASKGLGEQAILSELLAQQIEATTNLKVDRRDLLGTFVCHQAITTGKIDAYVEYTGTAFTAILKQKVINDPKEVYQRLKQAYAQKFNLEVMKSLGFENTFAMIIRGEEARRYKIQTLSEAAQYAPQWRAAFGYEFMDREDGFPGLSKTYGLRFAQSPRIMDLGLLYRALLQKQVNIISANSTDGQISRLGLVVLKDDKQYFPPYEATPIIRKETLQKYPEVRKAIAQLSGKISADEMRHLNNLVEAELRDVKEVVSEFRKANGLA; via the coding sequence ATGACAAAGAAAATCACCTTTTTCCTTGTAACTTTTGCTTTGGTAATAGGGATTGTCAGCTGCCAGTTTAATAAAAGTGGTGGTGACATTATTGTTGCTTCTAAAGGTCTTGGTGAGCAGGCTATTTTAAGCGAACTTTTAGCACAGCAAATCGAAGCAACAACGAATTTAAAAGTTGACCGACGCGACTTGCTTGGTACCTTTGTTTGTCATCAAGCTATAACTACTGGCAAAATTGATGCTTATGTTGAGTATACAGGTACGGCTTTCACTGCTATTTTAAAACAAAAAGTAATTAACGATCCAAAAGAGGTTTATCAACGCTTAAAACAAGCTTATGCCCAGAAATTTAATTTGGAAGTGATGAAATCTTTGGGTTTTGAAAATACGTTTGCGATGATCATAAGGGGTGAAGAGGCAAGACGTTATAAGATTCAAACTCTCTCTGAAGCGGCTCAATATGCACCTCAGTGGCGAGCTGCTTTTGGTTACGAGTTTATGGACAGGGAAGATGGTTTCCCTGGATTGTCTAAAACCTACGGTTTACGCTTTGCCCAGTCTCCTCGGATTATGGATTTGGGATTGCTATACCGTGCGCTTTTACAAAAGCAAGTCAATATCATAAGTGCAAATTCTACTGATGGGCAAATATCTCGCTTAGGTTTAGTTGTACTAAAGGATGATAAACAGTATTTTCCACCTTATGAAGCAACTCCAATAATACGGAAAGAAACATTGCAAAAGTATCCGGAAGTTAGGAAGGCGATCGCCCAACTTAGTGGAAAAATTTCGGCAGATGAAATGCGCCACTTAAACAACTTGGTTGAGGCCGAGTTACGTGATGTTAAGGAAGTTGTCAGCGAGTTTCGCAAAGCCAACGGTTTAGCATAA
- a CDS encoding ABC transporter permease, translated as MNINNFFLIKYASQILEHSLEHLLLVAISIGIAAVIGIPLGILITRQRNLRAPILGIANIMQTVPSLALFGLLIPIPVIGGIGTVPAAVALILYSLLPLIRNTYTGIIGVDPAIIEAGRGMGMTDKQLLLQVEIPLALSVILAGVRVATVIGIGIATIAAAIGAGGLGELIFRGIVTVNNELILAGAIPAAAIALFADFTIGWLEGKFQVTKK; from the coding sequence ATGAACATCAACAACTTCTTCTTGATAAAATATGCTTCGCAAATCTTGGAACATAGTTTGGAACATTTGCTGTTGGTAGCAATTTCTATTGGGATTGCAGCTGTGATAGGTATTCCACTTGGTATACTAATTACTCGCCAGCGGAATCTTCGGGCACCAATTCTTGGTATTGCAAATATTATGCAAACTGTTCCCAGTCTAGCACTGTTTGGCTTGCTTATCCCCATACCTGTGATCGGCGGAATTGGAACAGTCCCCGCAGCTGTTGCCCTAATATTGTATTCTCTGTTACCACTGATTCGGAATACTTATACGGGTATTATTGGTGTTGATCCAGCCATAATAGAAGCTGGGCGAGGCATGGGAATGACTGATAAACAACTGTTGCTTCAAGTGGAGATTCCCTTGGCTCTAAGTGTTATCCTAGCAGGGGTGCGGGTGGCAACAGTGATTGGAATAGGGATTGCAACTATAGCTGCGGCGATTGGTGCTGGTGGTTTAGGAGAGTTGATTTTTCGTGGTATTGTAACGGTTAATAATGAGTTAATTTTAGCTGGTGCAATTCCTGCAGCCGCGATCGCTTTGTTTGCTGATTTTACTATTGGTTGGTTGGAAGGAAAATTTCAAGTGACTAAAAAATAG
- a CDS encoding type II toxin-antitoxin system VapC family toxin, with amino-acid sequence MRLLLDTHTFLWFFTGNTKISNQVRVLIENEDNEKLLSTASLWEMAIKQSTGKLSFHLPFEVFITQQLSLNDFNVLDINLNHLSVVATLPLYHRDPFDRLFISQSIVEKIPILSIDSAFDAYPIERLW; translated from the coding sequence ATGAGGCTGCTGCTGGACACTCACACATTTCTTTGGTTTTTTACAGGCAATACAAAAATCAGCAACCAAGTAAGGGTGCTAATCGAGAATGAGGATAACGAAAAGCTGCTCAGTACAGCTAGTCTCTGGGAGATGGCGATTAAACAAAGTACAGGCAAGCTGAGTTTTCATCTGCCATTTGAGGTGTTTATCACACAGCAACTCAGTCTTAATGACTTCAATGTACTGGACATCAATCTCAACCACCTTTCTGTTGTTGCAACGCTACCGCTTTACCATAGAGATCCATTTGACAGACTTTTCATTTCACAATCTATTGTTGAAAAAATACCTATATTGAGTATTGATTCAGCCTTTGATGCCTATCCTATTGAACGGCTGTGGTAG
- a CDS encoding ATP-binding cassette domain-containing protein, whose translation MSQDNQIAVEFDNVTFSRNNRPLVSNLNFSIHPGEALILLGRSGSGKTTTMKLINRLFIPTQGEVVFNGIPTTQWDEIRLRRKIGYVIQETGLFPHFTVERNVGLVPSLQGWKPKQIQTRVRELLDLVGLEPEKFAQRYPHELSGGQRQRVGVARALAADPPVLLMDEPFGALDPITRLELQQEFKRLQQELGKTVVFVTHDIQEAFLLASRIGLMDGGKLVVLGTPEEFQGSQHPEALAFLQCLKPAL comes from the coding sequence ATGTCGCAAGACAACCAAATTGCTGTCGAATTCGACAATGTTACCTTTAGCCGGAATAATCGACCTTTGGTATCAAACCTCAATTTCAGTATCCATCCGGGAGAGGCACTGATACTACTAGGACGTAGTGGTAGTGGCAAAACTACGACAATGAAATTAATCAATCGCCTATTTATACCTACACAAGGCGAAGTAGTATTTAATGGCATTCCCACAACTCAATGGGACGAAATTAGACTGAGGCGCAAGATTGGTTATGTGATTCAAGAAACAGGTTTATTTCCCCATTTTACAGTGGAACGTAATGTGGGTTTAGTTCCATCTTTGCAAGGTTGGAAACCCAAACAGATTCAAACGCGAGTTCGTGAATTGTTGGATTTAGTTGGTTTAGAACCAGAAAAATTTGCTCAAAGATATCCACATGAACTTTCAGGAGGGCAAAGACAACGAGTTGGTGTCGCAAGGGCGCTAGCTGCAGATCCGCCAGTGTTGTTGATGGATGAACCTTTTGGCGCACTCGATCCAATCACGCGTTTAGAGCTGCAACAAGAATTTAAACGGTTACAGCAGGAACTCGGTAAGACAGTTGTGTTTGTCACTCACGATATCCAAGAAGCATTTCTGTTGGCATCAAGAATTGGGTTAATGGATGGAGGAAAATTAGTAGTGTTGGGTACACCAGAGGAATTTCAGGGTTCTCAACACCCAGAAGCACTCGCATTTCTGCAATGTCTTAAACCAGCCCTATGA
- a CDS encoding superoxide dismutase family protein produces MVIKFSPQKSLFIFAVSVCLMLIYTLTLGQPSIAQSPIGGRVELTGTDISGTLILKQRNNGLVRIQGYIQGNPATLTPGLHGLHIHAAGVCEPNAQPAFSTTGGHFDPGPFGSELPVEANHPYHLGDLPNLVVDEQGQATYNVLTSRVTLSESPVTLFDENGSAIIIHLLPDQQKAGGTAAEAGGGRLACGIVTHDSGQEQSNDQI; encoded by the coding sequence ATAGTGATTAAGTTTTCACCACAAAAATCTCTGTTTATTTTCGCAGTCTCTGTTTGCTTGATGCTGATTTACACACTTACATTAGGGCAACCCAGCATAGCGCAGAGTCCTATAGGAGGACGAGTTGAGCTTACAGGTACAGACATTAGTGGCACCCTAATCTTGAAGCAGCGAAATAATGGATTAGTACGGATTCAGGGTTATATTCAAGGCAATCCAGCAACCCTAACTCCCGGTTTGCACGGACTCCACATTCATGCTGCAGGGGTGTGCGAACCAAATGCCCAACCTGCTTTTAGCACCACAGGTGGACACTTTGATCCTGGTCCGTTTGGTTCGGAACTTCCAGTAGAAGCAAACCATCCATATCACTTAGGTGACTTGCCAAACCTAGTGGTGGATGAGCAGGGACAGGCAACATACAATGTGCTCACTAGTCGAGTCACCCTTAGTGAAAGTCCGGTGACTTTATTTGACGAAAATGGTAGTGCAATCATTATTCACTTATTACCGGATCAGCAAAAAGCGGGCGGAACAGCAGCAGAAGCTGGTGGTGGACGCTTAGCCTGTGGAATCGTAACTCATGATTCTGGACAAGAGCAATCAAACGATCAAATTTGA
- a CDS encoding sensor histidine kinase, translated as MLDIETLRQVPLFSKLPSERLQWLLEQGTEVWREPGEIHRREGEPADHVFILLEGQIRIMQKVGNQEILLTIYEPKTLFGELPVLMGHTHFWASSRAVTRSHILDVPNQVFWEMLSSCTCVMTEILRTMAERLQAVQTISQHREKLVALGTLAAGLAHELNNPASACRRAVGQLRQTRQVLQPLTVKLNQKQMTCDQKAFVAKLQQDAIARAKTAARLDPLTQSDREDEVMQWLEAHNVGNSWKLAPNLVTAGLDIEWLENVKKNIGELLLGNVLTWTEITLQEWGLLDELDHCTTRISTLVDAVKDYSYMDRAPLQEINVHEGIESTLTILNHKLKHSHVTVTREYDCEVPLITAYGRELNQVWTNLIDNAIDAINGQGGQIWIRTNCESDFLLVEIADNGAGIPPEVQSHIFEPFFTTKGVGEGTGLGLHIIYRIVVEQHLGDIRVLSQPGNTRFQVRLPINLS; from the coding sequence ATGCTTGATATTGAAACTTTACGCCAAGTTCCTCTGTTTTCCAAATTACCAAGTGAACGGTTGCAATGGCTACTTGAACAGGGTACAGAAGTATGGCGAGAACCGGGAGAAATTCATCGCCGCGAAGGTGAACCTGCTGACCATGTTTTCATACTGCTAGAAGGTCAAATTCGGATTATGCAGAAGGTTGGCAATCAAGAGATTTTGTTGACGATTTATGAACCCAAAACGCTGTTTGGTGAATTACCCGTTTTAATGGGTCATACACATTTCTGGGCTAGCAGTCGTGCTGTGACTCGTAGCCATATTTTGGACGTGCCAAACCAGGTATTTTGGGAAATGCTTTCGAGTTGTACTTGTGTGATGACTGAGATTCTCCGCACAATGGCAGAACGCTTACAAGCTGTGCAGACGATATCACAGCACAGAGAAAAACTAGTAGCATTAGGGACTTTGGCAGCCGGATTAGCACACGAGTTGAATAACCCTGCTTCAGCTTGTCGTAGAGCTGTGGGACAATTACGCCAAACTAGGCAGGTGTTGCAGCCTTTGACGGTAAAGTTGAATCAAAAACAAATGACTTGCGACCAAAAAGCGTTTGTTGCTAAATTGCAGCAAGATGCCATCGCCCGTGCCAAAACAGCAGCCAGACTTGATCCGTTAACGCAAAGCGATCGCGAGGATGAAGTGATGCAATGGCTAGAAGCACACAACGTTGGTAACAGCTGGAAACTTGCTCCCAACCTGGTGACAGCAGGACTCGATATCGAATGGCTGGAAAATGTTAAGAAAAATATCGGTGAATTGTTACTTGGTAATGTCCTAACTTGGACAGAGATAACGTTACAAGAATGGGGTTTGTTAGATGAACTTGACCATTGTACAACCCGAATCTCTACCTTAGTTGATGCTGTCAAAGATTACTCTTACATGGATCGGGCACCTTTACAGGAAATAAACGTACATGAGGGTATCGAAAGTACTCTCACCATTTTGAATCACAAGTTAAAGCATAGTCATGTGACGGTTACGCGAGAGTATGACTGCGAAGTGCCGTTAATCACTGCCTACGGTAGAGAACTCAATCAAGTCTGGACAAATTTAATTGATAACGCCATTGATGCTATTAATGGACAAGGTGGTCAAATCTGGATTCGTACGAATTGCGAAAGCGACTTTTTGCTCGTAGAAATTGCTGATAATGGTGCAGGAATTCCTCCCGAGGTTCAGTCTCACATTTTTGAGCCATTTTTTACAACAAAAGGAGTCGGTGAGGGGACTGGGTTAGGTTTGCACATTATTTACCGGATTGTTGTAGAACAGCATCTGGGTGATATTCGGGTGTTATCTCAACCGGGAAATACAAGGTTTCAGGTGCGGTTACCAATTAATTTGTCATAA
- a CDS encoding type II toxin-antitoxin system Phd/YefM family antitoxin, protein MQEITLAEASKNFSELIEAVMSGEEVVITKDNQPVVKLTPVSPERRSLFGSAKGLITVSDDFDEPLEDFKDYM, encoded by the coding sequence ATGCAAGAAATAACTCTCGCTGAAGCATCTAAAAATTTCTCTGAATTAATTGAAGCAGTCATGAGTGGTGAAGAAGTAGTCATTACAAAAGATAATCAGCCTGTTGTTAAACTAACTCCTGTATCGCCTGAACGTCGTTCGCTGTTTGGGAGTGCTAAAGGCTTGATTACAGTATCAGATGATTTTGATGAACCGCTAGAAGACTTTAAGGATTATATGTAA
- a CDS encoding GNAT family N-acetyltransferase, translating to MTEIFQTQRLIIRQWSPEADAAQALEIYGDPDVMCFLSGKPEESEQTQRASLQRVIERYAQLNNGTGAWAIIQKQIGEIVGTILLKTLPDNQGKPTQDYEVGWHLKKAAWGKGYATEAARGAIEYGFNLLKLPVIYAVVKPENYNSIRVAQRLGMIPMGRTHKYYGVELELFKLDAEHK from the coding sequence ATGACTGAGATTTTCCAAACACAGCGCCTAATTATCCGTCAGTGGAGTCCTGAAGCTGATGCTGCACAAGCCTTGGAAATTTACGGGGATCCAGACGTGATGTGCTTTCTTAGTGGAAAACCTGAGGAGAGTGAACAGACTCAACGGGCAAGTTTGCAACGAGTGATTGAACGCTATGCCCAACTCAATAATGGCACTGGCGCTTGGGCAATTATTCAAAAGCAAATCGGAGAAATTGTAGGAACTATCCTGTTAAAAACACTACCTGATAATCAGGGCAAACCAACCCAAGATTATGAAGTGGGTTGGCACTTAAAAAAAGCAGCTTGGGGCAAAGGTTATGCGACAGAAGCTGCACGAGGTGCTATTGAATATGGATTTAATCTTCTTAAATTACCAGTCATTTATGCGGTGGTGAAGCCTGAAAATTATAATTCAATTCGGGTAGCTCAACGGCTTGGCATGATACCAATGGGTCGCACTCACAAATATTACGGTGTTGAATTAGAGTTATTTAAACTAGATGCAGAACATAAATAG
- a CDS encoding ATP-binding protein: protein MLHDPNQMTLFPKLPDDALEEMKQFGTEIELKIGDVLFSEGDSNYHFCVVLEGQIEVTKQVGVETQVLVVHRRGDFMGELSMLTGSNAIANAYAIAPSRVLQIDIETFRHMLIKCSPIADVILTAMAGRTKEVQAQLRQQEKMAALGKMSAGLAHELNNPGAAAKRAASLLCENFQNLQTLALQLNLVSKEQVKFITDIQAQATQHAIHSPKLDPLTCSDKEDEVTEWLEDHDINNSWKFAPTFVNAGLDIEKLDTLADNVPIDCLEHVLKWLDATLSSFGLIHEIEQSTTRISELVKAIKGYSYMDQAPLQEIDIHDGIENTLLILHHCLKKGIIVNREFDRTLPKICVYAGELNQVWTNLIDNAIYAMKGKGDLTIRTYRENNCLVVEITDTGAGIPPAIQSRIFEPFFTTKEVGKGTGLGLEIAYRIIVNKHHGDIHFESQPGNTCFRVRLPISAVNRSCQGVSE from the coding sequence ATGTTGCACGATCCAAATCAAATGACACTGTTTCCTAAATTGCCAGATGATGCTTTGGAGGAAATGAAGCAGTTTGGTACTGAGATAGAACTTAAGATAGGCGATGTGCTGTTTAGTGAAGGCGATTCAAACTATCATTTTTGTGTTGTCTTAGAAGGTCAAATTGAAGTCACTAAGCAAGTGGGCGTTGAAACGCAAGTGCTGGTTGTTCATCGTCGGGGCGACTTCATGGGTGAACTTTCGATGCTAACAGGTTCAAATGCTATTGCTAATGCTTATGCGATCGCACCCAGTCGCGTTTTACAAATAGACATTGAAACATTTAGACATATGCTTATTAAATGTTCGCCGATTGCTGACGTGATTCTCACCGCAATGGCAGGACGAACCAAAGAGGTGCAAGCGCAGCTACGACAGCAAGAAAAAATGGCAGCACTGGGTAAAATGTCTGCAGGATTGGCACACGAATTGAATAATCCAGGGGCTGCGGCGAAAAGGGCGGCGAGCCTTCTGTGCGAAAATTTTCAAAATTTACAAACTCTAGCTTTACAGCTGAATTTAGTATCTAAAGAACAAGTAAAATTCATTACTGATATTCAAGCTCAAGCAACACAACACGCCATCCACTCTCCTAAACTTGACCCTCTAACGTGTAGTGATAAAGAAGACGAAGTGACAGAATGGTTGGAAGACCATGATATTAATAATAGTTGGAAATTTGCCCCCACATTTGTCAACGCTGGATTAGACATAGAAAAGCTGGATACTCTTGCTGACAACGTCCCAATTGACTGTCTTGAGCATGTTCTTAAATGGCTTGACGCGACACTTTCATCTTTTGGGTTGATTCATGAAATTGAGCAAAGTACCACTCGCATTTCTGAGTTAGTGAAAGCTATTAAGGGCTATTCCTATATGGATCAAGCCCCTCTACAAGAAATAGATATCCATGACGGAATTGAAAATACTTTACTCATTCTCCATCATTGCCTGAAAAAAGGAATTATTGTTAATCGAGAATTTGACCGCACTCTGCCAAAAATTTGTGTTTATGCTGGTGAACTAAACCAAGTCTGGACAAATTTAATTGATAATGCCATATATGCCATGAAAGGTAAAGGCGATTTGACAATTCGTACTTATAGAGAAAATAACTGTCTTGTTGTCGAAATAACTGATACAGGGGCAGGTATTCCACCAGCAATTCAATCGCGAATTTTTGAACCATTTTTTACAACGAAAGAAGTCGGAAAAGGCACTGGGCTGGGTTTAGAAATTGCTTATCGTATTATTGTTAACAAACATCATGGTGACATCCATTTTGAATCTCAACCGGGGAATACATGCTTTCGAGTACGTTTACCGATTTCAGCAGTGAATCGTTCATGTCAAGGGGTTTCTGAGTAG
- a CDS encoding GNAT family N-acetyltransferase: protein MANKLLSFLPHNNSTMMKLIAPETTLEISRLLLEPLVESHAAHIYRQLQDESLYQFIPQEPPISLQVLQTRYRALSSRLSPDGQEVWLNWAIRLRQFGTYIGTLQATVYANQIAAIAYMIFPSFWQQGYAKEGCLRLLNHLFNDYQVKIVAAQIDTRNVASIELIKSLGFKYVSTKENADFFKGCVSHEYRYECMSSST, encoded by the coding sequence GTGGCGAATAAATTATTATCATTTCTGCCTCACAACAACAGTACAATGATGAAACTAATTGCACCTGAAACAACACTTGAAATTTCACGGCTGTTGCTTGAGCCACTGGTGGAATCTCATGCAGCACATATCTACAGGCAATTGCAGGATGAAAGCCTTTATCAGTTTATCCCACAGGAGCCTCCCATATCATTGCAAGTTTTGCAGACTCGATATCGCGCGCTATCTTCAAGGCTTTCTCCTGACGGGCAAGAAGTATGGCTGAATTGGGCTATTCGTCTTCGCCAATTTGGAACATATATTGGAACATTGCAAGCAACAGTATATGCCAATCAAATAGCTGCAATCGCCTACATGATCTTCCCATCATTCTGGCAACAAGGTTATGCAAAGGAAGGATGTTTACGACTGCTCAATCATCTTTTCAACGATTATCAAGTTAAGATTGTGGCAGCCCAGATTGACACTCGTAACGTCGCATCCATTGAACTCATTAAATCACTTGGTTTTAAGTACGTGTCCACAAAAGAAAACGCGGACTTTTTTAAAGGATGTGTCAGCCATGAGTATCGATATGAATGTATGTCGTCTTCTACTTAA